From Bacteroidota bacterium, the proteins below share one genomic window:
- a CDS encoding FAD-binding protein: MFNKVTPEIISKLESITGKEWVFIDADSIQNYSHDYTEDFSFPPEVIVKPGSAEEISTVLKLANDYKIPVVPRGGGTGLSGGALPIFGGICLSMERFKKIIEIDEENFQAVVEPGVITQVFQEECEKRNLFYPPDPASRGSCFLGGNLAESSGGPKAVKYGITKDYVLGLEFVTASGEIINTGARVLKNSTGYNLTQLIIGSEGTLGIITKIYFKLLPLPSKKKVILVAYNSINECASSVAKIFQSGITPSALEMMERSAIDAARRQLGKEFPNSHAEAQLLIEVDGNYEETLDKDIEKIAEVVTNCGAFDIVLAEDQNKMAELWALRRCIGEAVKSISVYKEEDTVVPRANIPALIKGVKEICSEYEITSICYGHAGDGNVHVNILKDKTDNETWEKNIDPAIRKIFELTVALGGTISGEHGIGYSQKNYLDIAIKENELNLMKDIKKVFDPNGIMNPGKIFKD, translated from the coding sequence ATGTTTAATAAAGTCACACCTGAAATTATTTCAAAATTAGAATCCATCACAGGGAAAGAATGGGTATTTATCGATGCTGATTCCATTCAGAATTACTCTCACGATTATACAGAAGATTTTTCCTTTCCGCCTGAAGTTATAGTTAAACCCGGTTCGGCTGAAGAAATTTCAACTGTTCTTAAACTAGCAAATGATTATAAAATTCCCGTTGTGCCGAGAGGGGGCGGAACAGGACTTTCCGGTGGTGCACTTCCAATCTTCGGAGGCATATGTTTATCAATGGAAAGATTTAAAAAAATAATTGAGATAGACGAAGAAAATTTTCAGGCAGTTGTAGAGCCGGGAGTAATCACGCAAGTTTTCCAGGAAGAGTGCGAAAAAAGAAATTTGTTCTATCCACCCGACCCTGCTTCAAGAGGGAGCTGTTTTCTAGGCGGAAATTTAGCTGAAAGCTCGGGCGGACCTAAGGCGGTAAAATATGGAATAACTAAGGACTACGTATTAGGATTGGAATTTGTCACTGCCTCAGGTGAAATTATTAATACCGGTGCCCGTGTATTAAAAAATTCCACAGGTTATAATCTTACACAGCTAATAATCGGCAGTGAAGGCACCCTTGGAATTATTACTAAGATATATTTCAAGCTTCTTCCGCTGCCATCTAAAAAGAAAGTGATTCTTGTTGCTTATAACTCAATAAATGAATGTGCCTCATCTGTTGCAAAAATTTTTCAGTCGGGCATTACTCCTTCAGCTCTTGAAATGATGGAACGCTCTGCAATTGATGCAGCAAGAAGACAGTTAGGAAAAGAGTTTCCAAACTCACATGCTGAAGCGCAGCTGTTAATCGAAGTTGACGGCAACTACGAAGAGACTTTAGATAAGGATATTGAAAAGATAGCAGAGGTAGTTACAAACTGCGGCGCATTTGACATTGTATTGGCTGAAGATCAGAATAAGATGGCGGAGCTCTGGGCACTTAGAAGATGCATTGGCGAAGCAGTAAAATCAATTTCTGTTTACAAAGAAGAGGATACAGTAGTTCCACGCGCAAACATACCTGCACTTATAAAAGGTGTAAAAGAAATCTGCTCTGAATATGAAATCACTTCAATCTGTTACGGACATGCAGGGGATGGCAACGTGCACGTAAATATTTTAAAAGACAAAACCGATAACGAAACCTGGGAAAAAAATATTGACCCTGCAATAAGAAAAATATTTGAACTCACTGTTGCACTTGGCGGTACAATCTCAGGTGAACACGGAATAGGTTACTCACAGAAAAACTATCTTGATATAGCAATCAAGGAAAATGAATTGAATCTTATGAAAGATATTAAAAAAGTATTTGACCCTAATGGAATTATGAATCCAGGAAAAATTTTTAAAGATTAA
- the nadC gene encoding carboxylating nicotinate-nucleotide diphosphorylase produces the protein MNEASRLIKMTLKEDIGTGDITTDNLIPAKNVSTAKILLKEEGIISGLKIFKLVFDLLDKNTKVKFFVKDGDKLKKGTVLGEISGSTRTLLKGERTALNILQRMSGISTLTNRFIQNLNNPRVRILDTRKTTPNFRLFEKLAVKIGGGTNHRIGLYDMMLIKDNHIEANGGIENTLNRLTSVKKNFKIEIEVKNLFELMIVCTLGKGIVDIILLDNFNLNDVKEAVKIIKGEFKIEISGGINLETISNYSKIKGIDFISAGALTHSSKSLDISLDFIN, from the coding sequence ATGAACGAAGCTTCACGTCTGATAAAAATGACGCTGAAGGAAGATATCGGTACCGGTGATATTACAACTGATAATCTTATACCTGCTAAAAATGTTTCGACAGCTAAAATTCTTTTGAAGGAAGAAGGTATAATTTCAGGTTTAAAAATATTCAAGCTTGTTTTTGATTTACTTGATAAAAATACCAAGGTAAAGTTCTTCGTAAAAGATGGTGACAAGTTAAAAAAAGGAACCGTACTTGGTGAAATTTCAGGAAGCACACGAACTTTATTAAAAGGTGAGCGAACTGCCTTAAATATTCTACAAAGAATGAGCGGCATATCTACTCTGACAAACAGGTTCATTCAAAATTTGAACAATCCCCGGGTCAGAATTCTTGATACAAGAAAAACCACACCTAACTTCCGTTTGTTTGAAAAGCTTGCTGTGAAAATCGGCGGAGGTACAAATCACAGAATCGGTCTTTATGATATGATGCTAATTAAAGATAATCACATTGAAGCAAATGGTGGAATTGAAAATACTCTTAACAGACTCACTTCTGTTAAAAAGAACTTTAAGATAGAGATTGAAGTGAAAAATCTCTTTGAGCTTATGATTGTCTGCACACTTGGCAAAGGAATAGTTGATATAATCCTGCTTGATAACTTCAATCTTAACGATGTTAAGGAAGCTGTAAAAATTATTAAAGGAGAATTCAAAATTGAAATCTCCGGCGGTATAAATTTAGAAACAATTTCTAACTATTCAAAAATTAAAGGCATAGATTTTATATCTGCAGGGGCTTTAACTCATTCATCTAAATCATTGGATATATCTCTTGACTTCATAAACTGA
- a CDS encoding Trm112 family protein: MEKIVENIVCPVDKSPLINKQDYWECTRCAVKYKVTNGIPNLIPEEQNITNESKKA; encoded by the coding sequence ATGGAAAAGATTGTAGAGAATATTGTATGCCCGGTTGATAAATCACCACTCATCAATAAGCAGGATTATTGGGAATGCACAAGGTGCGCAGTGAAATATAAAGTAACAAACGGAATTCCTAATCTTATACCAGAAGAACAAAATATTACAAACGAATCAAAAAAAGCTTAA
- a CDS encoding acyl-CoA thioesterase, producing MVSAETTLRVLYAQTDVMGIMNNVRYFEFFEAGRNNLMREMGYAYTELEKEGYGLSVVESYCKYISTAKYDDVVRIKAFMDEVPGVKVKIHYELFVEERLIAKGYTILGFINLKTIRPTRPPEKFVELVKSHINK from the coding sequence ATGGTATCAGCAGAAACAACATTACGAGTACTTTATGCCCAGACAGATGTAATGGGAATAATGAACAACGTGCGCTACTTTGAATTTTTTGAAGCGGGCAGAAATAATCTTATGCGTGAAATGGGCTACGCATATACTGAACTTGAGAAAGAAGGATATGGACTATCTGTTGTTGAATCATATTGTAAATATATTTCCACTGCAAAGTATGATGACGTTGTAAGAATAAAGGCATTTATGGATGAAGTACCCGGAGTAAAAGTGAAAATCCATTACGAACTTTTTGTAGAAGAACGACTTATTGCAAAAGGATATACTATACTTGGTTTTATAAATTTAAAAACTATCCGACCTACAAGGCCGCCTGAAAAATTTGTCGAACTCGTAAAATCTCATATTAATAAATAA